One part of the Mariniblastus fucicola genome encodes these proteins:
- a CDS encoding sensor histidine kinase, whose translation MYRRFFERERIGRKQAEDLLEERSRELYLSNQKLAALAIKLEKEVVRARADLERRKALENQLALGQKMESVGQLAAGVAHELNTPIQFVGDNINFLKSGFDDVESLLAAVDTLLEKCQSADILEDDVQAIDKLCDQIDLDFLREEIPLAATQALDGTKTLTRIVRAMKVFSHPGSRSFEKVDLNQLIEATLSVSRSEWKYHVQLVRELSDDLPLISCLPGELSQALLNLIVNAANAMSGDTAGLKSVLTVRTHRDGNYAVVEISDTGCGIPEEIQHRVFDPFFTTKGVGEGTGQGLSISYRIVVKLHRGTMSFDSVVGEGTTFQIRIPINGAPEVYV comes from the coding sequence ATGTACCGCCGTTTTTTTGAACGGGAACGGATCGGTCGAAAGCAGGCAGAGGACTTGTTGGAGGAAAGAAGTCGCGAGCTCTACCTGTCGAACCAGAAACTGGCTGCGTTGGCGATCAAGCTGGAGAAAGAAGTTGTCCGGGCCAGAGCGGATCTTGAACGTCGCAAGGCTCTCGAAAACCAGTTGGCACTTGGTCAGAAAATGGAATCTGTTGGCCAACTGGCCGCTGGAGTGGCCCATGAGCTCAACACGCCAATTCAGTTCGTTGGCGACAATATCAACTTTCTCAAGTCAGGCTTTGACGACGTCGAGTCGCTGTTGGCGGCAGTTGACACGCTGCTTGAAAAATGCCAGTCAGCAGACATTCTTGAAGATGACGTTCAGGCAATTGACAAACTTTGCGACCAGATTGACCTCGATTTCCTCCGCGAAGAAATCCCTTTGGCGGCAACCCAGGCTCTCGACGGGACGAAAACTTTGACTCGAATCGTACGAGCCATGAAAGTTTTCTCCCATCCAGGTTCTCGATCGTTCGAGAAAGTCGATCTGAATCAATTGATCGAGGCAACGTTGAGTGTTTCTCGTAGCGAATGGAAGTACCACGTTCAACTCGTTAGAGAACTCAGTGACGACCTGCCATTGATTAGCTGCCTGCCGGGCGAGCTTAGCCAGGCGCTACTGAATTTGATCGTCAACGCAGCCAACGCCATGTCCGGCGACACCGCTGGCCTCAAGTCCGTGCTCACCGTCCGGACGCATCGAGATGGGAATTATGCTGTGGTGGAAATTTCAGATACCGGCTGCGGCATCCCGGAAGAGATACAGCATCGTGTCTTCGATCCTTTCTTCACAACCAAAGGAGTTGGCGAAGGCACCGGACAAGGGCTTTCGATTAGCTATCGCATTGTCGTAAAGCTGCATCGGGGAACCATGTCATTTGACTCGGTTGTCGGCGAGGGCACTACCTTTCAGATTCGGATTCCAATCAACGGCGCGCCCGAAGTCTACGTTTGA
- a CDS encoding glycosyltransferase family 2 protein translates to MKTRTEMSHSNQHQADEFYATARNRFQSNRTPEISFVIPAMNEEASLAQLVMRIEANVDTDNFEIILIDDGSTDDTWVVIQALADVYDYVRGLRFRSNRGKAAGLQAGFDIAEGDLIFTMDADLQDDPKEIPRFIEKINEGYDLVSGWKAVRHDPWHKVLPSRIFNRMLSYFSNVKLHDHNCGFKCYRREVAKSIKLFGELHRMVPSLAGMQGYKVAEIVVEHHARKFGVSKYGVERFIRGFSDMLTMGFLRVYGERPSHFANFCAFGYGVFATCLAVASLIIGIPTTAGIVTLMTALIFSGMGGACVIAGLFCELMIRQNSPAQVSSVVVDTREDFKLQASKLRDGELQADECEHTESQQLDSLQFENQEELGTLSA, encoded by the coding sequence ATGAAGACCCGCACCGAAATGTCACATTCCAATCAGCACCAGGCAGACGAATTTTACGCCACCGCCCGAAACCGTTTTCAGTCCAACCGTACACCGGAGATTTCGTTTGTCATTCCGGCGATGAACGAAGAGGCTTCTCTGGCTCAACTGGTGATGCGAATCGAAGCCAACGTCGATACGGACAACTTCGAAATCATCCTGATCGACGACGGCAGCACCGACGATACGTGGGTTGTTATTCAGGCACTTGCGGACGTTTACGACTACGTTCGCGGACTTCGGTTTCGCTCAAACCGCGGCAAAGCAGCTGGCTTGCAGGCCGGTTTCGATATTGCCGAAGGAGATTTGATCTTCACGATGGACGCGGACCTTCAGGACGATCCCAAAGAGATTCCTCGCTTCATCGAGAAAATCAACGAAGGCTACGATTTGGTCAGCGGCTGGAAAGCTGTCCGCCATGATCCATGGCACAAGGTTTTGCCAAGCCGCATCTTCAATCGAATGTTGAGCTATTTCAGCAATGTGAAGTTGCACGATCACAACTGCGGATTCAAGTGTTACCGCCGCGAAGTCGCGAAATCAATCAAGCTCTTTGGAGAGCTTCACCGCATGGTTCCTTCGCTGGCCGGCATGCAGGGTTACAAGGTCGCCGAAATCGTGGTGGAGCATCACGCTCGCAAGTTCGGTGTCTCAAAGTATGGCGTAGAACGCTTCATCCGTGGCTTCAGCGACATGCTGACTATGGGTTTTCTGAGAGTCTACGGCGAGCGCCCATCTCACTTCGCAAACTTCTGTGCTTTCGGATATGGCGTCTTTGCAACTTGCTTGGCTGTAGCCAGTCTGATCATCGGAATTCCGACAACAGCCGGCATCGTAACTCTAATGACCGCATTAATTTTCTCCGGTATGGGCGGAGCCTGCGTGATTGCGGGACTGTTCTGCGAGCTGATGATTCGCCAGAACAGTCCCGCGCAGGTCTCCTCAGTCGTCGTCGACACTCGCGAAGATTTCAAATTGCAAGCCAGCAAGCTTCGCGATGGTGAATTGCAGGCTGATGAATGCGAGCACACCGAATCGCAGCAACTTGATTCACTGCAGTTCGAAAATCAGGAAGAACTTGGAACTCTCTCAGCCTAA
- a CDS encoding glycosyltransferase family 4 protein, with amino-acid sequence MKNATQTQNILVITSTYPRHESDYAVPWMREIHRQLRDEGHEVTVMAPSYKGLKSHTLDDIKVKRFRYAPANIETLTHEEGATYKVRKAYMQFLAIPYILIGCLYAAWLAFRGNYDVIHVHWPFPHGLMGQVARFVSGKPLVLMSHGAEFSLARRKKWVIPFLRQSLRSADMCIANSSDTASKVMEMSGQPCHVLPYGTTVSAADVQAEPAAKPRVLFTGRLIERKGLEYLLQAVPMVLSQVPDADFIITGDGDQRERLESLCEELNLSDAVNFLGFVSKEELAQQYAMCNVWVNPGIIDSWGDAEGLGIGSIEAYSYFKPVVASRVGGIPDTIRDGETGYLVPQKDPNALAEAICDLLTNPEKSREFGKAGFKFAKETFSWKRIVGELEKLYATAAA; translated from the coding sequence ATGAAAAACGCAACGCAAACTCAAAACATCCTTGTCATCACTTCCACCTATCCTCGCCACGAATCGGACTATGCAGTTCCATGGATGCGAGAAATCCATCGCCAACTTAGAGATGAAGGCCACGAAGTCACTGTCATGGCCCCATCGTACAAAGGGCTTAAGTCACACACGCTCGATGACATCAAAGTCAAACGATTCCGCTACGCTCCGGCAAACATCGAAACACTGACTCACGAAGAAGGTGCCACCTACAAAGTTCGCAAAGCGTACATGCAATTTCTGGCGATCCCGTACATCCTGATCGGGTGCCTCTATGCAGCCTGGTTGGCGTTCCGCGGCAACTATGACGTAATCCACGTGCACTGGCCATTCCCCCACGGACTGATGGGACAGGTGGCTCGTTTCGTAAGCGGCAAGCCTTTGGTTCTGATGTCTCATGGAGCCGAGTTTTCTCTCGCCCGACGCAAGAAATGGGTAATTCCTTTCCTGCGACAGTCGCTTCGTTCGGCGGACATGTGCATCGCCAACAGTTCGGACACAGCGTCCAAGGTCATGGAAATGAGCGGCCAACCGTGCCACGTTTTGCCATACGGCACCACCGTCAGCGCTGCCGATGTTCAGGCTGAACCGGCCGCCAAGCCTCGCGTGCTTTTTACTGGCCGCTTGATCGAACGAAAAGGTCTGGAGTATCTGCTGCAAGCCGTCCCTATGGTGTTGTCGCAAGTTCCCGACGCAGACTTTATTATCACCGGAGACGGTGATCAGCGAGAACGTCTCGAGTCACTGTGCGAAGAACTGAACCTGAGCGATGCAGTTAATTTCCTGGGCTTTGTTTCCAAAGAAGAATTGGCTCAGCAGTACGCGATGTGCAACGTGTGGGTGAACCCGGGAATCATCGACAGCTGGGGCGACGCCGAGGGCTTGGGGATCGGTTCGATCGAAGCCTACAGTTACTTCAAGCCAGTGGTTGCCAGTCGCGTCGGAGGAATTCCGGACACGATTCGCGACGGAGAAACTGGCTATTTGGTTCCGCAAAAGGACCCGAACGCGTTGGCCGAGGCGATCTGTGATTTACTGACCAATCCGGAAAAGAGCCGTGAGTTTGGCAAGGCTGGATTCAAATTTGCCAAGGAGACATTCTCCTGGAAGCGAATCGTTGGCGAACTTGAAAAACTCTACGCGACAGCAGCGGCTTAG
- a CDS encoding lysylphosphatidylglycerol synthase domain-containing protein codes for MNSPIVIESAETPKRRSRLVSVAKSAVTAAVIVTIAVAAWKLNQQLDIATSFLSVGFALGTVLAIAYRAANPYGWALVLQGMGYNVNATNATRIWLVAESRRWLPGGIWGYASRAVASKELGLTKTVASASMAVELLVTIAAAVVVSLAGLLIHQQQLMATASELFAKTGMDLNLVWLTVVAITTASVATYLLRHKLTKKLAGLTEKFSAVRGLDLNFAIFAKALGYFVVMAAMNGLVNSALLQAIDAPSVPLVALIAATATAWIIGFFAFFSPGGILVREAALAALLLPWLPYEAGFSLAILSRFAQMIAEVVCMLLALRKPKS; via the coding sequence ATGAACAGTCCAATTGTTATCGAGTCTGCCGAAACACCGAAACGCCGCTCTCGGCTAGTCTCAGTCGCCAAGTCAGCCGTCACCGCGGCCGTGATTGTGACGATTGCCGTCGCCGCCTGGAAACTGAATCAACAGCTCGATATCGCTACCTCGTTTCTGTCCGTTGGATTTGCACTGGGAACGGTTCTGGCGATCGCCTATCGAGCCGCCAATCCATACGGCTGGGCGTTGGTATTGCAAGGCATGGGTTACAACGTAAACGCGACCAACGCGACTCGAATCTGGTTGGTCGCGGAGTCACGTCGTTGGCTTCCGGGCGGAATCTGGGGATACGCGTCACGAGCCGTTGCATCGAAAGAGCTCGGGCTTACGAAGACAGTCGCTTCTGCTTCGATGGCCGTCGAATTGTTGGTAACGATCGCGGCGGCAGTAGTCGTAAGCCTTGCAGGTCTGCTGATTCACCAGCAACAACTAATGGCGACCGCATCGGAGCTGTTTGCAAAAACGGGAATGGACCTGAATCTGGTCTGGCTAACGGTCGTTGCAATCACAACAGCCTCAGTGGCGACATATTTGTTGCGACACAAGCTGACAAAAAAACTCGCTGGACTGACTGAGAAGTTTTCTGCGGTCCGCGGACTGGATTTGAACTTTGCAATATTCGCCAAAGCACTTGGCTACTTCGTGGTGATGGCGGCCATGAACGGGCTCGTAAATTCGGCTCTGTTGCAAGCGATTGATGCTCCGTCGGTTCCCTTGGTGGCCTTGATCGCGGCGACCGCAACCGCATGGATCATTGGGTTTTTCGCGTTCTTTTCTCCTGGCGGAATTTTGGTCCGCGAAGCCGCGTTGGCAGCGTTGCTTCTTCCGTGGCTGCCCTACGAAGCCGGATTTTCGCTGGCAATACTTTCGAGGTTTGCACAGATGATCGCGGAAGTCGTGTGCATGCTGCTGGCACTGCGGAAGCCGAAGTCATAG
- a CDS encoding heme NO-binding domain-containing protein: MKGVIFTEFLGFIEDQFGLAMADQLITETNPESGGSYTSVGTYDAGELVAMVVKLGEKTGSPVPDLVKAFGSHLFSHFVDAHSATLGDVKTTEELLSQVENRIHVEVRKLFPDAELPTIGFLKIDEKTSEVVYQSKRPFADLAEGLIAAAIEHFDDPIEMTREDLPPGDGSHAKFLMRRE, translated from the coding sequence ATGAAGGGAGTCATCTTCACCGAGTTTTTAGGATTCATCGAAGACCAATTCGGCCTCGCGATGGCCGATCAGTTGATAACCGAAACCAACCCTGAGTCCGGCGGCAGCTACACTTCGGTCGGCACCTACGACGCCGGCGAGCTGGTCGCGATGGTGGTCAAGCTGGGGGAGAAAACCGGCTCGCCCGTTCCGGATCTGGTTAAGGCGTTTGGGTCTCACTTGTTCAGTCACTTTGTCGATGCCCATTCGGCTACGTTGGGCGATGTTAAAACGACCGAGGAGTTGCTGAGCCAGGTTGAGAATCGAATTCACGTCGAAGTTCGCAAACTGTTTCCCGATGCTGAATTGCCGACGATCGGTTTTCTAAAGATCGATGAAAAGACATCGGAAGTTGTGTATCAGTCAAAGCGACCGTTTGCTGATTTGGCCGAAGGTTTGATTGCCGCCGCGATTGAACATTTTGACGATCCGATTGAGATGACACGAGAGGACCTTCCGCCGGGAGATGGGTCGCATGCGAAATTTTTGATGCGGCGGGAGTAA
- a CDS encoding sigma-54-dependent transcriptional regulator → MAFNATIQHQSGHTRRGSDSPADSRSQPSPEHGPKVGSIVAIDDDPLTLRLLSAHLSKAGYDHKTADNGTDGLELVDDSTAVVVLDLRLPDLSGFQILQYLKEHHVNVQVIVLTGSDQVKDAVEAMRAGAFQFVTKPFDPDQFLVFIDKAFNSWKVADENTNLKSAHSQSVPVREMESTADVHVRLMQQVDQIASLDSTVFIGGETGTGKSTIARMIHQRSKRSAGPFVTVNCASLPRDLIQSELFGHTKGSFTGAVTDRIGHAEVADGGTLFLDEIGDLPIDLQPKLLTFLQERTVRRLGASESNKVDVRLVAATHHDLAALCRQGLFRQDLYFRLLVLNLELPALRHRTGELPNIANSIIEAVCERQGISRKTISSRAMEMLEQHAWPGNIRELENVLERATAFAKSDAIEPQDLLFSNAVFDQRTLTESSLEPTPAAIGFQLAGKTLEEIERAAIIETLDMLGGNKAKSARTLGISEKSIYNKMKRLKIEY, encoded by the coding sequence ATGGCCTTCAACGCAACCATCCAACACCAAAGCGGACACACACGTCGCGGCTCGGATAGTCCAGCGGATTCCCGATCGCAACCATCGCCAGAGCACGGACCCAAGGTCGGATCGATCGTTGCGATTGATGACGATCCGTTGACGCTCCGATTGTTGTCCGCACACCTTTCCAAAGCGGGCTATGATCATAAAACCGCAGACAACGGAACCGACGGTCTTGAACTGGTCGATGACTCAACTGCCGTTGTCGTCCTGGACTTGCGACTTCCGGATCTAAGTGGTTTTCAGATTCTCCAATATCTGAAAGAGCACCACGTCAACGTGCAAGTCATCGTTCTGACAGGTTCGGATCAAGTCAAGGACGCGGTGGAAGCCATGCGTGCCGGCGCGTTCCAATTCGTGACCAAGCCATTTGATCCCGATCAATTTCTGGTGTTCATCGACAAGGCGTTCAACTCCTGGAAAGTCGCCGACGAAAACACAAATCTTAAGTCTGCCCACAGTCAGAGCGTTCCTGTTCGCGAAATGGAATCGACTGCTGACGTCCATGTTCGTTTGATGCAACAGGTCGATCAAATCGCGTCACTGGATTCCACCGTTTTTATAGGAGGTGAAACCGGTACCGGAAAATCGACGATTGCCCGCATGATTCACCAACGGAGTAAACGGTCTGCTGGCCCGTTCGTCACCGTTAACTGTGCTTCCCTGCCACGCGACCTGATCCAATCTGAACTGTTTGGCCATACGAAGGGATCGTTCACCGGTGCGGTCACGGACCGAATCGGACACGCCGAAGTTGCCGATGGAGGCACCTTGTTTCTCGATGAGATCGGAGACCTGCCAATCGACTTGCAGCCAAAGCTGCTTACGTTCCTGCAAGAACGAACCGTTAGACGGTTGGGCGCATCGGAGTCCAACAAGGTGGATGTTCGACTGGTCGCGGCAACGCACCACGACCTCGCGGCACTCTGTCGCCAAGGCTTGTTTCGCCAAGACCTTTACTTTCGGCTTCTGGTTTTGAATCTGGAACTGCCGGCGTTGCGACATCGGACTGGTGAGCTTCCGAACATTGCGAACAGCATTATCGAAGCGGTCTGCGAACGGCAGGGAATCTCCAGAAAGACGATCTCCAGCCGCGCGATGGAGATGCTGGAGCAACATGCCTGGCCCGGCAACATTCGCGAACTGGAAAACGTGCTTGAACGCGCGACTGCGTTCGCAAAATCGGACGCGATCGAACCTCAGGACTTGTTGTTCAGCAACGCGGTCTTCGACCAGCGCACCTTGACGGAGTCGTCTCTGGAGCCAACTCCTGCAGCCATTGGATTTCAACTGGCCGGCAAGACGCTGGAGGAGATTGAGCGTGCGGCGATCATCGAGACGCTTGACATGCTCGGCGGAAACAAAGCCAAGTCCGCGAGAACGCTCGGCATCAGCGAAAAGAGCATCTACAACAAAATGAAGCGGCTGAAAATCGAATACTAA
- a CDS encoding Hpt domain-containing protein: MSIIDHNKLQTMTAGDEDLIADLAIMFVQRLPALAARIRIGIETGDVDQIESGAHQLKSRLSYFGATGLREQAIELESAARKRESDRLAKLHTELFDDVDKLIEELRTLTNLALEVDDD; the protein is encoded by the coding sequence ATGTCTATCATCGACCACAACAAGCTTCAGACCATGACCGCGGGCGACGAAGATCTGATCGCCGATTTGGCGATCATGTTCGTGCAACGCCTTCCAGCCCTTGCAGCCCGAATACGCATCGGCATCGAAACCGGAGACGTCGATCAAATTGAATCCGGAGCGCATCAGCTCAAGAGCCGCCTGAGCTATTTCGGAGCAACGGGACTTCGCGAACAAGCCATCGAACTAGAATCTGCGGCGCGGAAACGCGAGTCGGATCGCCTCGCAAAACTGCATACAGAACTGTTCGACGACGTGGACAAACTGATCGAAGAACTGCGGACGCTGACCAACCTGGCCCTCGAAGTTGACGACGATTAA
- a CDS encoding efflux RND transporter periplasmic adaptor subunit: MFYRILQSIFDFLRAQWWALTLCIVTAAVCLLVVYKLVWPAYQNPIARMYTSKLGYSSVLRKTGGAFPVSSAEVLPREIIGKFIGEGLMQSEPVQVPMVAMANIVKVHVVEGQRVKRGDLIIELDSSRLQMKIESARAAIRTAKAELERVRVGTVNVLQEERPDILAVRIDIVKAKLKLARETLAMNRRLSKKGSVRPTLVSENKLAVTQAELELQELQLAFKTANEGRVNSVEIGESAIAEAELTLAYRLKQLEDYKSYASADGIVERVLVHDREYNQDPGRPGVLLASGLWFECYLDQTALGRIQKGDRVEIRLSAYQDRIFSGKIELVRPLVNFALGGPETNRPIRPLGTGAPEWPATFSVRVKLDPTDDLVVPGLTGYATVLQQRNVLTVPRGCVNAVSGNRGIAFVIGDDGESFEPRNVVTGIRDDLYVEIVEGLNENEFVITDGHQVLEPNDRINIVDGPAPESAREPPSEYAVASPTP; this comes from the coding sequence ATGTTCTATCGAATACTACAATCCATTTTTGATTTCCTGCGTGCCCAATGGTGGGCTCTTACGCTGTGCATCGTAACGGCCGCCGTGTGCCTGTTGGTTGTCTACAAATTGGTATGGCCCGCGTATCAAAATCCGATCGCGCGGATGTACACCTCGAAGCTTGGCTACTCGTCAGTTCTGCGAAAGACCGGCGGAGCGTTTCCTGTTTCGTCCGCTGAAGTTCTGCCCCGCGAGATCATTGGAAAGTTTATCGGCGAAGGCTTGATGCAAAGCGAACCGGTTCAGGTGCCGATGGTTGCGATGGCTAACATCGTTAAAGTCCACGTCGTAGAAGGCCAGCGAGTCAAGCGAGGCGACTTGATCATCGAGCTCGATTCGTCGCGTCTACAAATGAAGATCGAGTCGGCCAGAGCAGCGATCCGAACTGCGAAAGCGGAACTCGAACGAGTTCGCGTCGGCACGGTGAACGTGCTGCAGGAGGAACGTCCGGACATCCTTGCCGTTCGGATCGATATCGTAAAAGCCAAACTAAAGCTGGCTAGAGAAACGTTGGCGATGAACCGACGGTTGAGCAAGAAGGGTTCGGTCCGGCCCACCCTTGTATCCGAAAACAAACTTGCCGTAACACAAGCGGAGCTTGAACTGCAAGAACTGCAACTCGCGTTCAAAACAGCGAATGAAGGCCGCGTCAATAGTGTGGAGATCGGTGAATCGGCGATCGCAGAAGCCGAATTGACGCTGGCGTATCGCCTGAAGCAATTGGAAGACTACAAGTCCTACGCTTCGGCAGACGGAATCGTGGAACGAGTTTTGGTTCACGATCGGGAATACAACCAGGATCCTGGTCGCCCGGGTGTTCTGTTGGCCAGCGGATTGTGGTTTGAGTGCTACCTGGATCAAACGGCATTGGGCCGAATCCAGAAAGGAGACCGGGTCGAAATTCGGTTGAGCGCGTATCAGGATCGAATTTTCAGCGGCAAAATCGAACTGGTTCGACCGCTTGTCAACTTTGCGCTTGGCGGTCCGGAAACCAATCGCCCAATTCGACCATTGGGAACGGGAGCCCCTGAATGGCCGGCGACTTTTTCAGTCCGAGTCAAGCTCGACCCAACCGACGATCTGGTCGTCCCTGGTCTGACGGGTTACGCCACGGTTTTGCAACAGCGAAACGTGCTGACGGTCCCTCGCGGCTGCGTCAACGCGGTTTCGGGCAATCGTGGCATTGCCTTCGTTATCGGTGACGATGGCGAGTCCTTCGAACCGCGAAATGTCGTGACCGGAATTCGCGATGACCTGTATGTCGAAATTGTCGAAGGGCTCAACGAAAACGAGTTTGTAATCACGGACGGGCACCAGGTTCTTGAGCCCAACGACCGCATCAACATTGTGGATGGACCAGCTCCGGAATCGGCACGCGAGCCTCCGAGCGAATACGCTGTAGCGAGCCCAACGCCATGA